From the genome of Brassica oleracea var. oleracea cultivar TO1000 chromosome C4, BOL, whole genome shotgun sequence:
TTGTCAACCATGTATTTTTATGCTTTATAATATTTGGTCTCCATGACCTCACGGCTCATGGCGAGAACAAAAAGAATCTAAAACTCCCATACTAACACATTTTTTTGTAAATTTTCTCTTCGTAGATAACAAAAACACACCATAATTAGTAGCATACACAAAAACTATAACTAGAATCTTGAAAGGTAGCCACAATCAAATCCTCGTGAAAGGACACTAATTATAAGTTGATAACCCTAAAAACCACTTTTGTATCTATCTTTCCACTACCAAAAAAATAAAGAAGAAAAAAACACAAACAACTCATGAAAACCCTAATTAATTTGGTCCGAGATCTCCTTAGCCAGCGGTTTCGTTATTGTAGAATACTTAGTCTTGTCAATAACGAAGCAAAGCTCACGAGTCTCTCTGCGCCTAAACATCCAAATATGTATAAAATCACAATGCTCCTTGAGATCACATGCATCCACGAACCCTTTCCATCCCGAAGTCAACACAGGCGTGCTGCTCCACATCTTGAACCTCATTGTCCTAGACACCTTCCCTGGTCCATACACCGTAACATCAAGCCCTTCTGTCAATCGCTTAATCTCAGAACCTGTTAAAAGAGGATGCATCTTTTTTTTCACTTCATCCTTCCCCAACATGAGCCTACGTTGATCCTCCTTCACGTCACTCACCGTAAGCTGCTTCTTTATCGGTTGACTGAATTGATCAACCAATTTAGCAACACGACTGGGTATATTCTCCACCGGGTCGGGCTTAGCTAGGTTCCATGCCTTAATAATCATCATGGTTTCCTTGGAATTGTCCTCCTTTTCAGCTTTACCCTTTTTATTAGATGAATTTTTTTCATCTCCTTCTCTCGGATGATATCGTTTATTTCGGCTTAGTGCTACTAATATTTTAGCAGCTCGTTTATCCTGTCGTGTTATTCTAACATCTGTGGTTTCCTCTGCTGAAGTCGGCATGATGAGCTCTCGCGTTTCCTCTGTTTCTCTTTAGCTGAGAATGCAACAAGTCTGCTAGGGCTTTTCTTTCTTTCTCTGATTTTTATTGTGAGAATGCTTACATATTCACCTTCGAAGAAGGAATATATAAATAAAATAATTTTTTTTTTAATTCGTAGATAAACTTACTTTTATGCGACTTTCTTCCTTTTATTTTATTTTTCATTGAGATATAGTCACTTATTTTCATTATACATAAAAGATTTGAACAATTATCGAATCTAGGTAGAAGATATTGATCATGTTCGATGATGATATCAATTAGTAAATTATCTCAATTTATTTTAAGTTGATGGATTAATTTATTAGACTGGTTGATGAATAATTCATAGTAAAAATATGACAAATAAAAATTGTTAAATAAAAACCATGATGGAAAAAACCTTCACACAAATTGGCAAAATATGTTTTTATAAATAGTTTGTTTCATCTAGTTTAGCTTAACGAGAAAGGTAAATAGTTATAGTTCAGTTCAACTATTTTCATTTCTCGTTTAGTTACCTTTTTTAGTTTTTTTTTTTTTCATTTCAGCATCTTACCTATTTAGTTTTCACATTTCAGCATTTTACCTAAATTTTCTTTTCCATTTCAGCATTTTTCCTATTTAGTTAATTAATTATGTTTCCTTGTATAAAACAGCCTGTTTAGTTCACCCCATTGCCCAAGAAATCGGCTGTTTATGACGAGTTAATTAGTACAAACTTTTTAACATTTTTGTAAATAAAAAAGACAAGAGAATAAGAAATAAATTTACACTCGTTTTTTTTTTTTGAACTTAAATAAATTTACACTCGTTAAACCGTTATTATTTGGCATGATAAGAAGACGTGCTTCCTTGCTCTCAAATTCTTCCAAAGCAAAGCTTCTTCTCTTTTCCTTCTCTTATAAAGTGGGCTTATTTCGCCCCACAGCCCCACTAATGATTTTTGTCTCACCCATGGCGAAAGCCTTCGTGAACAAATACTAAACATTGGGCAAAACAAGTTGTTTTAATTTTTGAAGTTCTAAACGTTTTTACAAAGATAAACATGTTAAATAAGAAAGTCAATATAGAAGATAAACGTGTCCCTAATCGCGGATTTCCCACTATATTTACGGGAACTAATCATCAGTCATAGTTTTTCTGTTAATGATCATCATTATCATCAGTTTTAATTAGTATCAGTCTGACTTTTTCAATATCAAACAAAGATAGATAAAACACACACAAAATGAAGAATATACAAAGAAAGCAGCAACGATGTTCATCCTTGTTCACTGACGCGACCTCCTCCGAGCTTCCTCAGTGTTATATTTTGTTTCTAAACCTAAAACTTCCTTTTCTTTAGAAGAGATGTTCTTTTTGTGTTGATCTAGTAGGGAATAGAGATTGATCACATTTTAAATTGTAATGCACGCCTCTTAGAACTTTTGCTTCGAATTAGTTTTTTGGGTCCTGCATTTAGGTTGGGAATGTTACACTTGACTTTCATATGAATTATTGTAGAGTGTTAAGTGAATCTACAAAAGCCTTCTTCTTCGTCTTTGTTAGATCGCTTTTTTTTGTTGATTGGATCTCACATGTTTAATATCAGTGAAAAAAATTCGAGCTTCAGAAACGATGGCGGCCTTTCCTAATCCCAATTCTAATGCTGGACTGAAGAAGCTCGACGAGCATCTTCTTACACGTTATTACATTACAGGGTTAGACACTTAGACATGTCCCTTTTTGATTTTTATCACAGAGCCTCAAAGATGTCTTCTTTTAATCAAGTTGTCTTACTTTACCTCTCTTTCAATGAAGTACTGCACAACTCTTTTTCCCCCTTTTTTTTTTATAGTAGTGCACAACATTAATAGATTAGATTCTCTCACCTTTGAGAAGTGTGGAATCACTCCCCACTTGCAGGAAGCTTTGACATTAGCGGATTGACAGATTTGAGAGCGGATTGGGCGGAGATGCACTCCCTCGGCTGCTTACCTCCAACAGGTCTCATATCTACACCTTTAGTCCCATGGATCTTTTGGTCCCTGTGGAAAGCACGCAACAAGTGGGTATTTGAAAAATTTGCTGGGAATCCAGCTGATGTACTATCTCAAGCCATTACCGCAGCTAAAGAATGGGAAGGGGCGCAGGTTCAAGTGGAGAAGCGAGTGCTGGTAAGACCATTGGAGCCTACTGCTCGGACTGACTCCGTCGCACAGTCGGATGCTGCCTGGTCTTCAGCAACGCATAATGCAGGGTTGAGCTGGATCGTCACAAACCCGGAACAGAGCAGCTACGGGAAAAGAGGTATCAGTTTCATCCCGTCGCCACTGGTTGCGGAAGGTTTAGCACTTAGAGATGCGGTTACAGCTTGCCAAACCCAAGGAAGGAGATCAATAAGATTTGAATCTGATTCTGCCCAATTGATCAAGGCCATCAACAGGAGAGAAGTGCCGCTAGAGCTATATGGAATTGTGGAAGACATACTACATATGTCGCTGGTCTTTGAGAGTGCTGTCTTTAGATGGATTCCCCGTTTAAAAAACGTAAATGCAGATGTAATAGCAAAGAATGTTCTGGCTCTGTTCGAACAAGAGGTGGTTGTGGAGTTAATTCCCCCACCAACCTAATTGAATGAATGAATTTGTTTTGTGACAAAAAAAAAAAGATTATCTCACCTTTAGCTTTTGGAACAATCAGTTGCATGCAGACTTGATATATTTACGATGTCTAATAACGATTGTTTTTCGGCTATATATGTACAGTCACAAGGCTTCAAAGGATGATATCACCGTCTATGCGGCCCTTTCAAAACATCCACCATCGCAATATGTGAACGTATCTCGTTGGTACAACCACATTGAGACTCTGTTGGGTATCTCGTACGTTCCTCCACATATGGGTGATATCGGCTTACCATTAAATTAAAATGCTTCTCATTCCTTTAAATGACTACTTTGTCCATAAAAAAATTGTCTAACTAGTGTTTTTATTTGCATGCAGAGGTATCTCTTCTCAAGGGAGTGGTGTCAGTATTGACGGACTGGTCTCTACCTCAGAACATGCGGTTGCTGATTCTAATGTACTCTATTAATTGTTTATTTGTCTATAAGGGTTTCATGAAACCATAGGTTTGGCTCTTATATATATGGTTCATATATCATATGGTAGGATGGTGTTGTGGTTGTTGATAATGATAATGATCAAGATGTTGACCTTATCGGCGAAGATACCCAAAAGGAAAAGAAAAGTGCTGAAGAGAAAGCAACTTCCACAAAGAAGAAAATATGTAAGTTTCGGTTTGAACACATCTTGTTAAATTATCTTCTCATCGTTTATTCTTTGGACAGGTTGGGAGTCGGTTTTAATAGTTATCACACCGCAGGATTGTCAGACCAACATGAAGAAGCTAGAGGAACGTCTAAGAACTATTCAAATGGAAGGACTGATTTGGGGAGCATGTAAGAGTTGGCATTAACACCTTCAACATGTTTCTAAATAAAGGCATACTAATAATATTATGTAAATATTTTAGCAAAACTTGTCCATGTTGGATATGGAGTCGAGTTGTTGCGGATCATAGCCACCATGCCTAGAAATGAGAAAATTGATGTTTTCGACGTACTCGTCGGTGACTATATATCTTTTTTAGGACGTTTCAATGTTGAGACTGCGGGCTTGCATCAATGTGAGTTAATTTGTTTTATACTCTCTAGATAAATATGCATTGGATCTTCTCATTTTTATTTAATGGCCAATCATCAGCTCTAGTTCTTATCAACCCAAATGATGAAGAGACCGACATGAAGAAGCTAGAGGAAACTGTAAGATCCATTCAAGTGGCAGGGCTGTTTTGGGGAGCATGTAAGTTAGTGAATCTCTTAACACTTTCTATATTTTTCTGAATTATCAGGCGGTTTTATTTATATTATTCTGAAGTCTCTCATTATTTACTACAGCAAAGCTTCTCTCAGTTGGCTATGGAATCAAGTTGTTGGGGATCGAGTGCACAGCTGTTGGACACCTTGTTCATCTTGGACGCAGAGTAGGTTTCAACACCATTTTCAAAGAGCAAATAATGAATCATCCGTATGTCCAGAGCTGTCAAACTCTCGGCTTAAACAGAATATGTCACTACAAGAAAACATATTTTTTACTAGGGCAATATTTGTTGTAAATTCGTCGTAAACGGGGTGTTACGACGAATTAACGTCGAAAGACGTTTCGTTGTTAAACGTCCGTCGTAACGGAGGTTTCGTCGTAAACGACTCATTACGTTTACGACAAAATATATTCCTCGTAAAGCGCAGGAAAAGGATTCGTCGTAAACGCCATGTAAGACTTCGTCGTAAAGCCCACGTAATTATTTCGATGTAAAGCAAACGTAAATACTTTCGTTGTAAATCCCTCGTAAATATTTCGATGTAAAATCCTCGTAAATATTTCGATGTTAATCACTCGTAAACATTCGATGTAAACTCCATGTAATGTTTACGAGGAGTTTACATCGTTTCTTATTATATTATTATTAATTAGTATATAATAGATTTTAATTTATATTTAATATTCAGAATTTAAAATAATTTAAATTTTAAAACAAAATATGAAATTGGAAAACATATTTTTAAAAAGTCATANNNNNNNNNNNNNNNNNNNNNNNNNNNNNNNNNNNNNNNNNNNNNNNNNNNNNNNNNNNNNNNNNNNNNNNNNNNNNNNNNNNNNNNNNNNNNNNNNNNNNNNNNNNNNNNNNNNNNNNNNNNNNNNNNNNNNNNNNNNNNNNNNNNNNNNNNNNNNNNNNNNNNNNNNNNNNNNNNNNNNNNNNNNNNNNNNNNNNNNNNNNNNNNNNNNNNNNNNNNNNNNNNNNNNNNNNNNNNNNNNNNNNNNNNNNNNNNNNNNNNNNNNNNNNNNNNNNNNNNNNNNNNNNNNNNNNNNNNNNNNNNNNNNNNNNNNNNNNNNNNNNNNNNNNNNNNNNNNNNNNNNNNNNNNNNNNNNNNNNNNNNNNNNNNNNNNNNNNNNNNNNNNNNNNNNNNNNNNNNNNNNNNNNNNNNNNNNNNNNNNNNNNNNNNNNNNNNNNNNNNNNNNNNNNNNNNNNNNNNNNNNNNNNNNNNNNNNNNNNNNNNNNNNNNNNNNNNNNNNNNNNNNNNNNNNNNNNNNNNNNNNNNNNNNNNNNNNNNNNNNNNNNNNNNNNNNNNNNNNNNNNNNNNNNNNNNNNNNNNNNNNNNNNNNNNNNNNNNNNNNNNNNNNNNNNNNNNNNNNNNNNNNNNNNNNNNNNNNNNNNNNNNNNNNNNNNNNNNNNNNNNNNNNNNNNNNNNNNNNNNNNNNNNNNNNNNNNNNNNNNNNNNNNNNNNNNNNNNNNNNNNNNNNNNNNNNNNNNNNNNNNNNNNNNNNNNNNNNNNNNNNNNNNNNNNNNNNNNNNNNNNNNNNNNNNNNNNNNNNNNNNNNNNNNNNNNNNNNNNNNNNNNNNNNNNNNNNNNNNNNNNNNNNNNNNNNNNNNNNNNNNNNNNNNNNNNNNNNNNNNNNNNNNNNNNNNNNNNNNNNNNNNNNNNNNNNNNNNNNNNNNNNNNNNNNNNNNNNNNNNNNNNNNNNNNNNNNNNNNNNNNNNNNNNNNNNNNNNNNNNNNNNNNNNNNNNNNNNNNNNNNNNNNNNNNNNNNNNNNNNNNNNNNNNNNNNNNNNNNNNNNNNNNNNNNNNNNNNNNNNNNNNNNNNNNNNNNNNNNNNNNNNNNNNNNNNNNNNNNNNNNNNNNNNNNNNNNNNNNNNNNNNNNNNNNNNNNNNNNNNNNNNNNNNNNNNNNNNNNNNNNNNNNNNNNNNNNNNNNNNNNNNNNNNNNNNNNNNNNNNNNNNNNNNNNNNNNNNNNNNNNNNNNNNNNNNNNNNNNNNNNNNNNNNNNNNNNNNNNNNNNNNNNNNNNNNNNNNNNNNNNNNNNNNNNNNNNNNNNNNNNNNNNNNNNNNNNNNNNNNNNNNNNNNNNNNNNNNNNNNNNNNNNNNNNNNNNNNNNNNNNNNNNNNNNNNNNNNNNNNNNNNNNNNNNNNNNNNNNNNNNNNNNNNNNNNNNNNNNNNNNNNNNNNNNNNNNNNNNNNNNNNNNNNNNNNNNNNNNNNNNNNNNNNNNNNNNNNNNNNNNNNNNNNNNNNNNNNNNNNNNNNNNNNNNNNNNNNNNNNNNNNNNNNNNNNNNNNNNNNNNNNNNNNNNNNNNNNNNNNNNNNNNNNNNNNNNNNNNNNNNNNNNNNNNNNNNNNNNNNNNNNNNNNNNNNNNNNNNNNNNNNNNNNNNNNNNNNNNNNNNNNNNNNNNNNNNNNNNNNNNNNNNNNNNNNNNNNNNNNNNNNNNNNNNNNNNNNNNNNNNNNNNNNNNNNNNNNNNNNNNNNNNNNNNNNNNNNNNNNNNNNNNNNNNNNNNNNNNNNNNNNNNNNNNNNNNNNNNNNNNNNNNNNNNNNNNNNNNNNNNNNNNNNNNNNNNNNNNNNNNNNNNNNNNNNNNNNNNNNNNNNNNNNNNNNNNNNNNNNNNNNNNNNNNNNNNNNNNNNNNNNNNNNNNNNNNNNNNNNNNNNNNNNNNNNNNNNNNNNNNNNNNNNNNNNNNNNNNNNNNNNNNNNNNNNNNNNNNNNNNNNNNNNNNNNNNNNNNNNNNNNNNNNNNNNNNNNNNNNNNNNNNNNNNNNNNNNNNNNNNNNNNNNNNNNNNNNNNNNNNNNNNNNNNNNNNNNNNNNNNNNNNNNNNNNNNNNNNNNNNNNNNNNNNNNNNNNNNNNNNNNNNNNNNNNNNNNNNNNNNNNNNNNNNNNNNNNNNNNNNNNNNNNNNNNNNNNNNNNNNNNNNNNNNNNNNNNNNNNNNNNNNNNNNNNNNNNNNNNNNNNNNNNNNNNNNNNNNNNNNNNNNNNNNNNNNNNNNNNNNNNNNNNNNNNNNNNNNNNNNNNNNNNNNNNNNNNNNNNNNNNNNNNNNNNNNNNNNNNNNNNNNNNNNNNNNNNNNNNNNNNNNNNNNNNNNNNNNNNNNNNNNNNNNNNNNNNNNNNNNNNNNNNNNNNNNNNNNNNNNNNNNNNNNNNNNNNNNNNNNNNNNNNNNNNNNNNNNNNNNNNNNNNNNNNNNNNNNNNNNNNNNNNNNNNNNNNNNNNNNNNNNNNNNNNNNNNNNNNNNNNNNNNNNNNNNNNNNNNNNNNNNNNNNNNNNNNNNNNNNNNNNNNNNNNNNNNNNNNNNNNNNNNNNNNNNNNNNNNNNNNNNNNNNNNNNNNNNNNNNNNNNNNNNNNNNNNNNNNNNNNNNNNNNNNNNNNNNNNNNNNNNNNNNNNNNNNNNNNNNNNNNNNNNNNNNNNNNNNNNNNNNNNNNNNNNNNNNNNNNNNNNNNNNNNNNNNNNNNNNNNNNNNNNNNNNNNNNNNNNNNNNNNNNNNNNNNNNNNNNNNNNNNNNNNNNNNNNNNNNNNNNNNNNNNNNNNNNNNNNNNNNNNNNNNNNNNNNNNNNNNNNNNNNNNNNNNNNNNNNNNNNNNNNNNNNNNNNNNNNNNNNNNNNNNNNNNNNNNNNNNNNNNNNNNNNNNNNNNNNNNNNNNNNNNNNNNNNNNNNNNNNNNNNNNNNNNNNNNNNNNNNNNNNNNNNNNNNNNNNNNNNNNNNNNNNNNNNNNNNNNNNNNNNNNNNNNNNNNNNNNNNNNNNNNNNNNNNNNNNNNNNNNNNNNNNNNNNNNNNNNNNNNNNNNNNNNNNNNNNNNNNNNNNNNNNNNNNNNNNNNNNNNNNNNNNNNNNNNNNNNNNNNNNNNNNNNNNNNNNNNNNNNNNNNNNNNNNNNNNNNNNNNNNNNNNNNNNNNNNNNNNNNNNNNNNNNNNNNNNNNNNNNNNNNNNNNNNNNNNNNNNNNNNNNNNNNNTGTTGCTTTGGCTTCTGATGACAACCGGAAGATGGGAGCAGGAAAGTTTCCATTGCTCTTGATATGTAACTCACTTCTTGAGCAAATATCAGGTAAGTCCATCCATGACTTTTTGTTATCTTTTGTCTTCCCAGGGACGTTAAGTAATGTATTCATGATGTTTTCAAAGAAGTTCTTCTCAATATGCATGACATCCAGATTGTGGCGTAAGAGAAGATCCTTCCAGTAGGGTAGCTCCCAAAATATACTCTTCTTATGCCAATTGTGAGAGACATCATACCCATCAGGCATATTTCTAGGAACATGCCAATTTCCTCCAACGTTAGCTGTTTCCTGAGCTCCGTAATAATCAATGTCTGCTTCGATCTGCTGGCCGGTGAGATATGGAGGAGGACNNNNNNNNNNNNNNNNNNNNNNNNNNNNNNNNNNNNNNNNNNNNNNNNNNNNNNNNNNNNNNNNNNNNNNNNNNNNNNNNNNNNNNNNNNNNNNNNNNNNNNNNNNNNNNNNNNNNNNNNNNNNNNNNNNNNNNNNNNNNNNNNNNNNNNNNNNNNNNNNNNNNNNNNNNNNNNNNNNNNNNNNNNNNNNNNNNNNNNNNNNNNNNNNNNNNNNNNNNNNNNNNNNNNNNNNNNNNNNNNNNNNNNNNNNNNNNNNNNNNNNNNNNNNNNNNNNNNNNNNNNNNNNNNNNNNNNNNNNNNNNNNNNNNNNNNNNNNNNNNNNNNNNNNNNNNNNNNNNNNNNNNNNNNNNNNNNNNNNNNNNNNNNNNNNNNNNNNNNNNNNNNNNNNNNNNNNNNNNNNNNNNNNNNNNNNNNNNNNNNNNNNNNNNNNNNNNNNNNNNNNNNNNNNNNNNNNNNNNNNNNNNNNNNNNNNNNNNNNNNNNNNNNNNNNNNNNNNNNNNNNNNNNNNNNNNNNNNNNNNNNNNNNNNNNNNNNNNNNNNNNNNNNNNNNNNNNNNNNNNNNNNNNNNNNNNNNNNNNNNNNNNNNNNNNNNNNNNNNNNNNNNNNNNNNNNNNNNNNNNNNNNNNNNNNNNNNNNNNNNNNNNNNNNNNNNNNNNNNNNNNNNNNNNNNNNNNNNNNNNNNNNNNNNNNNNNNNNNNNNNNNNNNNNNNNNNNNNNNNNNNNNNNNNNNNNNNNNNNNNNNNNNNNNNNNNNNNNNNNNNNNNNNNNNNNNNNNNNNNNNNNNNNNNNNNNNNNNNNNNNNNNNNNNNNNNNNNNNNNNNNNNNNNNNNNNNNNNNNNNNNNNNNNNNNNNNNNNNNNNNNNNNNNNNNNNNNNNNNNNNNNNNNNNNNNNNNNNNNNNNNNNNNNNNNNNNNNNNNNNNNNNNNNNNNNNNNNNNNNNNNNNNNNNNNNNNNNNNNNNNNNNNNNNNNNNNNNNNNNNNNNNNNNNNNNNNNNNNNNNNNNNNNNNNNNNNNNNNNNNNNNNNNNNNNNNNNNNNNNNNNNNNNNNNNNNNNNNNNNNNNNNNNNNNNNNNNNNNNNNNNNNNNNNNNNNNNNNNNNNNNNNNNNNNNNNNNNNNNNNNNNNNNNNNNNNNNNNNNNNNNNNNNNNNNNNNNNNNNNNNNNNNNNNNNNNNNNNNNNNNNNNNNNNNNNNNNNNNNNNNNNNNNNNNNNNNNNNNNNNNNNNNNNNNNNNNNNNNNNNNNNNNNNNNNNNNNNNNNNNNNNNNNNNNNNNNNNNNNNNNNNNNNNNNNNNNNNNNNNNNNNNNNNNNNNNNNNNNNNNNNNNNNNNNNNNNNNNNNNNNNNNNNNNNNNNNNNNNNNNNNNNNNNNNNNNNNNNNNNNNNNNNNNNNNNNNNNNNNNNNNNNNNNNNNNNNNNNNNNNNNNNNNNNNNNNNNNNNNNNNNNNNNNNNNNNNNNNNNNNNNNNNNNNNNNNNNNNNNNNNNNNNNNNNNNNNNNNNNNNNNNNNNNNNNNNNNNNNNNNNNNNNNNNNNNNNNNNNNNNNNNNNNNNNNNNNNNNNNNNNNNNNNNNNNNNNNNNNNNNNNNNNNNNNNNNNNNNNNNNNNNNNNNNNNNNNNNNNNNNNNNNNNNNNNNNNNNNNNNNNNNNNNNNNNNNNNNNNNNNNNNNNNNNNNNNNNNNNNNNNNNNNNNNNNNNNNNNNNNNNNNNNNNNNNNNNNNNNNNNNNNNNNNNNNNNNNNNNNNNNNNNNNNNNNNNNNNNNNNNNNNNNNNNNNNNNNNNNNNNNNNNNNNNNNNNNNNNNNNNNNNNNNNNNNNNNNNNNNNNNNNNNNNNNNNNNNNNTTTTTTTTTCTGATTTTTTTTTCGGATTTTTTTTTCTCCCGTTTGTGTGTTGTGAGGAAGAGAGTTGTGGGAAATGACATATATATAGAGAAATTTTCGAGTTGGGTAGTTGAAATATAACAACGATTTTACAAGGAATATTTTACATGGATTTTACATGGTTTTAACATATTATTTACAACGACTTTACGACGAAATTAGGTAAGTTAAAGCACATTGAATACACGTTTTCACCTAAATATAACGGTAACATGCTTCGTTGTAATGTCGATGTAATGATTACGACGTATTTCTCATTCCACGTACATTCATCGTAAACTTACATGGAGTTTACGACGAAATCAGTTCGTCGTAAATTTACATGGCGTTTACGACGAAAGTTATATTCCTCGTAATTTCGTTGTAAAGACCATGTAAATTTACGACGAAATATTTTCGTCGTAAATGTTCGTTGTTTCGGGTACGTTTTCTTGTAGTGTGTAAGTATCCAAAATCCATTACTAAACTCCATGAACGTTAATTTTTTATATATTCCAATGCTAAAGATGTGGTGTGTGTGTGTATGTATTGCGAGGTGAAGGTAATAGAATCACAGAAGAGGAATCTGATTCTAAGGTATTCTCAATTGTTTGTTATCTGTCTGCAAGTGTTTTCATGGATTACATCTATTGCTTATATAATATAGTTTGTTCAGTCTTATATATTATTGCTTCAATATTGTAGGATAATGCCGCTGATGATGATGATGATGTTAACCTTTTTGGTGAAGAGAGAGCAGGTTCTTTATCTAAAATTTAGGAAGGAAGTCATAAACATTTTAATATGAATCTTACTATTTTTTTAAAAAAGAAATCATATCTACGTATTTTAAATTTTGGGAGCAAAGACGATGTTTCATTGTGGGTATTTTCATCTCAAACGGTAAATAGTAAATGTCTTTATTTATTCGGATTATATATATGTTCGAGCAGCAGGTAAGTCAGGGTTAGTGCTTCGAAAGCTGTTTGGTGACACGCCCGACATAAAGAAGACAGAAGAAACTGTAAGATCCCGTCAGATGGAAGGAGTAGTATGGGGAGCATGTAAGATGATTAATCTCTTACACCCTCAATATCTTTTTTTATACATCTGAAGACTTTAATTTGCAATATCTTTTGGATTTTACAGCAAAGATTTGCAATGTTGGCTATGGATTCAAGTATATGCGGACCATATTCACCATTGTTGACAACCATTTGTCTCTCGATACTGTCACTAGAAACACTGGCGGTATCCCCTTGAACAGAATACGTAAGCGTCAAAAACCATTTTTAAACTCCTTGAAGTTGTTTATGTGAAAGATGATATGTTTTGTATTAAACCTTGGCTTGAAAAATAATGCAGAGGATCGAAACAACCTTTAAGGGAAAGCTTTATTGGAGATCTTTTTCCTTTTGGAAAATATTTTTCAAAATAAAACAGACAGATTAATAAGCTGAGTATCATCATCCTGATGTAAAATTATATACATCTGAGTTATGAGTAAATACAATAAGTAATAGCTTTGAAGATTCCAAGTATGGATCATCTTATATTAGATTTTACATATTGAATATAATGTAGATTCTATAATTACATTTTTCTTCAATATGATAGGTATTAAAACACTATTGGAGATACCAGAGCAAAGATCCATTTGATCTTCAAGCTACATTATATAATACCTCAAAAGCTTTTTTTTAATTGGTGCATCCATTTCTATTAAACCAAATCATTCAAAGATGAAACGCATAAGTAGCTTTACTGATTTCA
Proteins encoded in this window:
- the LOC106337895 gene encoding elongation factor 1-delta 1-like, which translates into the protein MAAFPNPNSNAGLKKLDEHLLTRYYITGHKASKDDITVYAALSKHPPSQYVNVSRWYNHIETLLGISGISSQGSGVSIDGLVSTSEHAVADSNDGVVVVDNDNDQDVDLIGEDTQKEKKSAEEKATSTKKKFNGQSSALVLINPNDEETDMKKLEETVRSIQVAGLFWGASKLLSVGYGIKLLGIECTAVGHLVHLGRRDNAADDDDDVNLFGEERAAKICNVGYGFKYMRTIFTIVDNHLSLDTVTRNTGGIPLNRIQDRNNL
- the LOC106337894 gene encoding putative B3 domain-containing protein At4g03170 — translated: MMIIKAWNLAKPDPVENIPSRVAKLVDQFSQPIKKQLTVSDVKEDQRRLMLGKDEVKKKMHPLLTGSEIKRLTEGLDVTVYGPGKVSRTMRFKMWSSTPVLTSGWKGFVDACDLKEHCDFIHIWMFRRRETRELCFVIDKTKYSTITKPLAKEISDQIN